In Petrotoga mexicana DSM 14811, a single window of DNA contains:
- a CDS encoding ABC transporter ATP-binding protein, translated as MPQTENIQEELNDYAVYMKEITKVFPRVVANDRVTFKVKKGEIHALIGENGAGKTTLMNQLYGLYQPTSGEIYIKGKKVDIKGPSDAIDNGIGMVHQHFMLVENLSVAENVVLGSEPKRGITFNFKKAKKDVKELSEKYGLKVDVEAKIEDIPVGMQQRVEIIKTLYRGADILILDEPTAVLTPQETQELFEILRSLRKDGKTIIFISHKLKEVLEISDNITVMRLGKVTGNVKTSDTNETELANMMVGREVVLSIDRPRIEPGEVLVKVENLWIKDNRKLDAVRGLNFEVRKNQILGIAGVAGNGQSELAEALTGLRKIESGKFYFQGKEVTNLSVKELRELGIAHVPEDRQKRGMVHEFPNYFNLILGSHDKPQFSERGFLKLDDIRDFSKDLIEKFDVRPPEIDIYTGNLSGGNQQKVIIAREIGTSPKFIVVSQPTRGLDVGAIEYVHKELIHLRQEGVAILLISMELEEILSLSDRIMVMYEGKSMGEFENGQLTIEEIGLMMAGKSLDEVKLMEEAGEIKSL; from the coding sequence ATGCCTCAAACTGAGAATATTCAAGAAGAGTTAAATGATTATGCAGTATACATGAAAGAGATAACTAAAGTATTCCCAAGGGTAGTTGCAAACGATAGAGTCACATTTAAAGTAAAAAAAGGCGAAATACATGCATTAATAGGTGAAAATGGTGCCGGAAAAACTACTTTGATGAATCAACTTTATGGTTTATACCAACCTACTAGCGGTGAGATTTATATAAAAGGAAAAAAAGTTGATATCAAAGGTCCTTCTGATGCTATAGATAATGGTATAGGGATGGTTCATCAACATTTTATGCTCGTTGAAAATTTATCAGTTGCGGAAAACGTTGTTTTAGGAAGTGAACCCAAAAGGGGCATTACTTTTAATTTTAAAAAAGCAAAAAAAGACGTAAAGGAACTGTCTGAAAAGTATGGACTCAAGGTTGATGTAGAGGCAAAAATCGAAGATATTCCTGTAGGCATGCAGCAGAGAGTGGAGATAATTAAAACGCTTTATAGAGGCGCAGACATATTAATACTCGACGAACCTACTGCCGTCTTGACCCCTCAGGAAACCCAAGAGCTATTTGAAATACTAAGAAGTTTAAGAAAAGATGGTAAGACGATTATTTTTATAAGTCACAAATTGAAAGAAGTGTTAGAGATAAGCGACAATATCACCGTTATGAGACTTGGAAAGGTTACTGGTAACGTAAAGACTTCGGACACAAACGAAACAGAATTGGCAAATATGATGGTTGGAAGAGAAGTTGTTCTAAGTATAGATCGACCAAGAATAGAACCTGGAGAAGTACTAGTGAAAGTTGAAAACTTGTGGATAAAAGACAATAGAAAGTTAGATGCTGTAAGAGGCCTTAACTTTGAAGTTAGAAAAAACCAGATTCTAGGAATAGCTGGAGTTGCAGGAAATGGACAGTCTGAACTTGCTGAAGCCTTAACTGGCCTTAGAAAAATTGAAAGTGGTAAGTTCTATTTCCAAGGTAAAGAGGTTACAAATTTATCTGTAAAAGAATTAAGGGAGCTAGGCATAGCTCATGTACCTGAAGACAGACAAAAAAGAGGAATGGTTCATGAATTCCCAAATTATTTTAATCTAATTTTAGGTTCTCATGACAAACCACAATTTTCAGAAAGAGGATTCCTAAAACTTGATGATATAAGAGATTTTTCGAAAGACCTCATAGAGAAGTTTGATGTTAGACCACCTGAGATTGATATATATACAGGAAACTTATCTGGTGGAAACCAACAAAAAGTTATCATCGCGCGAGAAATTGGCACTTCACCTAAATTTATAGTCGTTTCCCAACCTACACGAGGATTAGACGTAGGAGCAATAGAATACGTCCACAAAGAATTGATACATTTGAGACAAGAAGGAGTGGCTATTTTACTGATATCCATGGAACTCGAAGAAATCTTGTCTTTATCTGATAGAATAATGGTTATGTATGAAGGAAAATCTATGGGTGAATTTGAAAATGGTCAATTAACAATAGAAGAGATCGGTTTAATGATGGCAGGAAAGAGTTTGGATGAAGTAAAATTAATGGAAGAGGCTGGAGAAATTAAAAGTCTATAA
- a CDS encoding BMP family lipoprotein, producing the protein MKKLLVFSLISLMFVSSFALKVVMVTDVGGLGDKSFNDGTWAGVQMAMEQLPNVEGEIIISKEQTDYIPNLTNAAQRGDVVIGVGFMMADALFNIAAQYPDTFFIGIDIEPSPGQTIPNNLALYTFKEHEAGFLGGYVAAAMTKTGKIGFVGGLEIPPVKRYEIGYRAGVEAYNQIHGTNVQVLIGYAASFEDPAKGKQLTLSQYDNGADIVFACAGATGNGVIDAAKETGMSFYGLPADAPLQQVIDKYYEKGEGYFAIGVDVDQDYMAPGYVLLSITKKIDVATFEGINSALSARYFQAGHNNLGIVDDGVGISPMKYTKGLIPNEVIAELAYLQSLAKEGKINIPQNEAELGSFNASNIVFPF; encoded by the coding sequence ATGAAAAAGTTGCTAGTTTTTAGTTTAATTAGTTTAATGTTTGTAAGTTCTTTTGCTCTCAAAGTTGTTATGGTAACTGATGTTGGCGGTTTAGGAGATAAGTCATTCAACGATGGCACTTGGGCAGGAGTACAAATGGCTATGGAACAACTTCCTAATGTTGAAGGAGAAATAATTATATCCAAGGAACAAACTGATTACATTCCAAATTTAACCAACGCCGCTCAAAGAGGAGATGTAGTAATTGGGGTTGGATTTATGATGGCAGATGCTTTATTTAATATCGCTGCTCAATATCCCGATACATTTTTTATAGGAATAGATATAGAGCCATCTCCAGGTCAAACGATTCCAAACAATTTAGCCCTTTACACCTTTAAAGAACATGAAGCAGGATTCTTAGGCGGGTACGTCGCTGCTGCCATGACCAAAACAGGAAAAATAGGTTTTGTTGGTGGTTTGGAAATTCCTCCAGTCAAAAGATACGAAATAGGTTACAGAGCAGGAGTTGAAGCCTACAACCAAATTCATGGTACAAATGTTCAAGTTTTAATCGGTTACGCTGCCAGTTTTGAAGATCCAGCAAAAGGGAAACAGTTAACCCTTTCTCAGTATGACAACGGTGCAGATATTGTCTTCGCATGTGCTGGTGCAACAGGAAATGGCGTCATCGATGCTGCAAAAGAAACCGGAATGTCTTTCTATGGTTTACCAGCGGATGCTCCTTTACAACAGGTTATAGATAAATATTATGAAAAAGGTGAAGGTTACTTTGCCATTGGAGTGGACGTGGATCAAGATTATATGGCACCAGGTTACGTATTACTCAGTATTACGAAAAAGATCGATGTAGCTACTTTTGAAGGTATTAACTCAGCTTTGTCAGCTAGATATTTTCAAGCAGGACACAACAACTTAGGAATAGTTGATGACGGTGTTGGAATCTCTCCAATGAAATACACCAAGGGACTTATACCAAACGAAGTTATAGCAGAATTAGCATATTTACAATCCCTGGCTAAGGAAGGAAAAATTAATATTCCTCAAAACGAAGCTGAATTAGGTTCTTTCAATGCAAGTAATATAGTTTTTCCATTCTAA
- a CDS encoding 5'-nucleotidase C-terminal domain-containing protein, which translates to MLKRAILALVLLLSVFSLFFAETIEVQILATSDLHGRFLPYDYALNQPNYSGSIAQVYSIINELRSENPEGTILIDNGDTIQENLSNIFLEDAIHPMIFAMNEIGYDAWVLGNHEFNYGVPTLKKIMRQFMPVDDNPNSVLCGNVYNPDGTRLAAPYKIVTTGNGIKVGIIGMVTPNIVKWDAANLQDYIVVDPVDEVRVAVAQLKGQVDVIVGAFHMGIEEEYGTYGSGVIDILEATPDLDVVIAGHFHEKIAETYYYNGKLYKVFNGKIIDEQKNDITQEVKLNGTLIVEPGKWGQTLSQVVLELQKEGDKYVIVDKSSANYDVKAATGTVPPDSELEKKLQPFHYKALDYANEIIGELKGGPLVPPDEIKGIPQVYIQPTAMIDLINSVQMYYGEQVIGEKIDVSASAAFRSDANIKEGPIKRSDISLIYRYDNTLYVLEITGKQLKKYMEWSASYYNQYQPGDLTISFNQKIPGYNYDMFKGVYYEIDVSKPVGQRIVNLRKIDGKPIQDNDVLTLAVNNYRANTQLLTYGPIFEKGEQLPKLLGRTEDHPDFSAISGGDLRKLIEKYIIEVKNGVLTPEYEENWKVVGTDWDRELHDKLKELSHEGTLEVSPYKAVRVEDIEVFL; encoded by the coding sequence ATGTTAAAAAGAGCTATTTTAGCGTTGGTGTTGCTTTTGAGTGTATTCTCGTTGTTTTTTGCTGAGACGATAGAAGTACAAATCTTAGCAACTTCAGATTTGCATGGACGCTTTTTACCTTATGATTATGCCTTAAACCAACCTAATTATAGTGGAAGTATTGCACAAGTCTATTCGATCATAAATGAGTTGAGAAGTGAAAATCCTGAAGGAACTATATTGATTGACAATGGAGATACAATCCAAGAAAACCTTTCAAACATTTTTTTAGAAGATGCCATACATCCCATGATTTTTGCTATGAATGAAATAGGTTATGATGCATGGGTTTTAGGTAATCATGAGTTTAACTATGGGGTCCCAACACTTAAAAAGATTATGAGACAATTCATGCCAGTGGATGATAATCCTAATAGTGTTTTGTGTGGCAATGTTTATAATCCCGATGGAACAAGGTTAGCTGCCCCTTATAAAATAGTTACCACAGGGAATGGAATAAAAGTTGGAATAATAGGTATGGTTACTCCTAACATAGTAAAATGGGACGCTGCAAATTTGCAGGATTACATTGTGGTTGATCCTGTGGATGAGGTGAGAGTAGCAGTTGCACAATTAAAAGGACAAGTTGACGTGATTGTGGGAGCTTTTCATATGGGAATCGAAGAAGAATATGGGACCTATGGTTCTGGGGTTATAGATATTCTAGAGGCGACACCTGATTTAGATGTTGTTATTGCGGGTCATTTCCATGAAAAAATAGCTGAAACTTACTATTATAATGGAAAGTTGTATAAAGTATTTAATGGTAAGATTATTGATGAACAAAAAAATGACATTACGCAAGAAGTGAAGCTCAACGGAACTTTAATTGTGGAACCCGGAAAATGGGGGCAGACGTTATCACAAGTGGTATTGGAACTCCAGAAGGAAGGAGATAAGTACGTAATAGTTGATAAAAGTTCCGCTAATTACGATGTAAAAGCTGCTACTGGAACAGTACCACCAGACAGTGAATTGGAGAAAAAGCTTCAACCTTTTCATTATAAGGCTTTAGACTATGCTAACGAGATAATAGGAGAATTAAAAGGCGGACCTTTAGTTCCTCCAGATGAAATAAAAGGTATCCCACAAGTATACATACAACCCACCGCTATGATAGATTTGATAAATTCCGTTCAAATGTATTATGGGGAACAAGTGATAGGTGAAAAAATAGATGTATCAGCTTCTGCAGCCTTTAGATCGGATGCAAATATAAAAGAAGGTCCTATAAAAAGATCAGACATTTCTTTAATTTATAGATACGACAATACTTTGTATGTACTAGAAATAACAGGAAAGCAGTTGAAGAAATATATGGAATGGTCGGCTTCTTATTACAATCAATACCAACCTGGTGATTTAACTATTTCTTTCAACCAAAAAATTCCGGGTTATAATTATGATATGTTTAAAGGGGTTTATTACGAGATCGATGTTTCAAAACCAGTGGGTCAGAGGATAGTAAATTTAAGAAAAATCGATGGTAAACCTATTCAAGATAATGATGTATTAACATTGGCAGTCAACAATTATAGAGCAAATACCCAACTTTTGACCTATGGTCCAATATTTGAAAAAGGAGAACAACTGCCAAAGCTTCTTGGCAGAACCGAAGATCATCCTGACTTTTCGGCTATAAGCGGAGGAGATCTTAGAAAACTCATAGAAAAGTATATAATAGAAGTAAAAAATGGTGTGCTTACCCCAGAATATGAAGAAAATTGGAAAGTAGTGGGTACCGATTGGGATAGAGAATTGCACGATAAGCTTAAGGAATTATCCCATGAAGGAACCCTGGAAGTAAGCCCATACAAAGCTGTTAGGGTAGAGGATATTGAAGTATTTTTATAA
- a CDS encoding 5'-nucleotidase C-terminal domain-containing protein, which produces MKRVLGILVVMVLVLSVFAGPNHLVIFHMNDTHAHVWGTEDGGGFARAATLINQAREEVAKEGGSVLFLHAGDVNTGIPESDQLDAVPDFLALHYMGLDAMVLGNHEFDKPFEVLEKQYEVAQFPFLGANFVDEKHGGPIFEPYIIKDYGDFSVGIIGLVTEQTKVLEPIYLGENTIVDAEETLKKYLPIVQEKADVVIVLGHLGYYADGRRPYLPVEFTTSDELAENISGVDIIIDGHTHTLLETPVVINNVIVAQAGDNAENIGRIDLWIDDGRIVDWRGEVIPLTSDIPEDPFIKMFTDAFYQLGSEALNEVVEETKVYLDGEHARSDETNLSNLITDSMIWKTGADVALMNGGGIRASIEAGDITYRDILTVLPFGNTLYVLELTGKDIMDVLNYAAKIPDGQGAKLHVAGLTAEIKGGKATNVKINGEPIDLNRTYKVVTNNYMASGGDGYTMLAGKPGYDTYFRDADALREYIAHLGTIEDYTSQERLIELDQVK; this is translated from the coding sequence ATGAAAAGAGTCTTAGGCATTTTAGTTGTTATGGTTTTAGTTTTATCGGTATTTGCAGGGCCTAATCACTTAGTAATTTTCCACATGAACGATACTCACGCACATGTGTGGGGAACGGAAGATGGTGGAGGATTTGCCAGGGCAGCTACCCTGATAAATCAAGCAAGAGAAGAAGTGGCTAAGGAAGGTGGATCAGTACTTTTTCTACATGCTGGTGATGTAAATACAGGGATTCCAGAATCTGATCAGTTGGATGCAGTTCCTGACTTTTTGGCTTTACATTATATGGGTTTGGATGCTATGGTTTTGGGTAATCACGAATTCGATAAACCTTTTGAAGTGCTTGAGAAACAATATGAAGTAGCACAATTTCCATTCTTAGGAGCAAATTTTGTCGATGAAAAACATGGAGGACCAATTTTTGAACCGTACATCATAAAAGACTATGGTGATTTCTCAGTTGGAATTATAGGTCTTGTTACTGAACAAACGAAAGTTTTAGAACCAATTTATTTAGGCGAGAATACAATTGTGGATGCAGAAGAGACTTTAAAGAAATATCTTCCAATAGTCCAAGAAAAAGCTGATGTAGTTATAGTCCTTGGACACTTAGGTTATTATGCAGATGGAAGAAGACCCTACTTGCCTGTTGAGTTCACTACCTCAGATGAGTTAGCTGAAAATATATCTGGAGTAGATATTATAATAGACGGGCATACTCACACCTTGTTAGAAACACCTGTAGTAATTAATAATGTTATAGTAGCACAAGCTGGTGATAACGCAGAGAACATTGGGAGAATAGATTTATGGATCGATGATGGTAGGATAGTAGATTGGAGAGGAGAAGTAATTCCACTAACATCTGATATCCCTGAAGATCCTTTCATAAAAATGTTTACAGATGCTTTTTATCAACTTGGATCAGAGGCTTTGAATGAGGTTGTTGAAGAAACAAAAGTATATCTCGATGGGGAACATGCTAGAAGTGATGAAACGAATCTAAGCAACCTTATAACGGATAGTATGATTTGGAAAACAGGTGCGGATGTTGCTTTAATGAACGGTGGCGGGATAAGAGCTTCTATTGAAGCAGGAGATATAACCTACAGAGACATATTGACTGTTTTACCTTTTGGAAACACATTGTACGTTTTAGAGTTGACTGGGAAAGACATAATGGATGTTTTAAATTATGCTGCTAAAATTCCTGATGGCCAGGGTGCTAAGTTACATGTTGCAGGTCTAACGGCAGAAATAAAAGGTGGAAAAGCTACAAACGTAAAAATAAACGGTGAGCCTATAGATTTGAACAGAACTTATAAGGTTGTTACCAACAACTATATGGCTTCGGGTGGAGACGGTTACACAATGCTTGCAGGTAAACCTGGTTATGATACATACTTTAGAGATGCGGATGCTTTACGTGAATACATTGCTCACTTGGGAACTATAGAAGATTATACTTCCCAAGAGAGATTGATAGAATTAGATCAAGTTAAGTAA
- a CDS encoding transposase, whose translation MSLYGNSSQLYFDFVYSDYMKEHSEFKYLLDLIDWSVIPDFSNKMGRTGYSRRALLKAIFVQKVKGFTVRELIHFLKSNPSFAKCIGFDPIINYVPSEATFSSFKEEFGPSYLDKVIVFTVLKGIKEGIFDTSYLVVDSYPIIFNSFFNNKKSHGKFKDYKEYYRSPLEANFGVKPVSNSKPIYDKYGNPKNAMSYLGYKAHTITFLNVPIFTVVSPASANDKNYAFDLLEKVVKYLDLSGFNFLACFFRRFKTFSILPNERLFNNCASYISIFPRKFFNSNYFSIF comes from the coding sequence TTGTCATTATACGGTAACTCTTCTCAACTGTACTTCGATTTCGTCTACTCTGATTATATGAAAGAACATTCCGAATTTAAGTATCTCCTCGATTTAATCGATTGGTCCGTTATCCCAGATTTCAGTAATAAGATGGGCAGAACAGGGTACTCCCGTCGGGCTTTACTTAAAGCTATCTTCGTTCAGAAAGTTAAAGGGTTTACAGTAAGGGAGTTGATTCACTTCCTTAAGAGTAACCCTTCCTTCGCTAAATGCATCGGTTTCGATCCTATTATCAATTACGTTCCTTCCGAAGCTACTTTCTCTTCTTTTAAGGAGGAGTTTGGTCCTTCTTATTTGGATAAGGTTATCGTTTTTACCGTCCTTAAAGGCATCAAAGAGGGGATCTTTGATACCAGTTATCTTGTTGTTGATTCTTACCCCATTATCTTTAATTCTTTCTTCAACAACAAGAAGAGTCACGGTAAATTCAAAGATTACAAAGAGTACTATCGTTCTCCTTTAGAAGCAAATTTCGGCGTTAAACCTGTTTCTAATTCTAAACCTATCTACGATAAGTACGGTAACCCAAAGAACGCTATGTCTTATCTTGGTTACAAGGCTCATACTATCACTTTCCTAAACGTCCCTATCTTCACCGTGGTTTCCCCTGCTTCTGCCAATGACAAGAATTATGCTTTCGACCTTTTGGAAAAGGTTGTTAAGTACTTGGATCTTAGTGGGTTTAACTTCTTAGCTTGTTTCTTTAGAAGATTTAAAACCTTTTCAATACTCCCAAATGAACGGTTATTCAATAACTGTGCTTCTTACATCTCTATTTTTCCTAGAAAATTCTTCAATTCTAATTACTTTTCAATTTTTTGA
- a CDS encoding polysaccharide pyruvyl transferase family protein, protein MKKIFLIGFYGYGNFGDDLLLKSFLQILNEIKFDGILFLPLENELEFNEKYRFQIITVSRFNFYELRRTIKDCDVIIFGGGNLFQSETSYRSFMYYYYIAHLGAKFNKTILLLSQGFGSFKEKRSLQKLKKILSYPKLYGNLRDKTSYAFASRCNKNISLGVDVGPYAFLNYTYEKTDKISVCLKEEHDLQHLTEFLSTFENYSLSTLVINANQDALKNYELVENIRKKTNVLAEFPFKDPNKIIKEISESKIIISDRLHSALTGIFFAGQTITFNNIKNRRVLKNIKEDYNFFYKNTSEIPFIYYDTVSSNYDFKEASDIYKDKLQKTIFDIKTLIQSIL, encoded by the coding sequence ATGAAAAAAATTTTTTTAATTGGGTTTTATGGATACGGCAACTTTGGAGATGACTTATTACTTAAAAGTTTCTTACAAATATTAAATGAAATAAAATTTGATGGGATTTTATTCTTACCTCTTGAAAACGAGTTGGAATTCAATGAAAAATATAGATTTCAAATAATCACTGTTTCAAGATTCAATTTCTACGAACTACGTAGAACTATAAAAGACTGCGATGTTATAATCTTTGGAGGAGGAAACCTTTTTCAATCCGAAACATCTTACAGAAGTTTTATGTACTATTATTATATAGCCCACCTCGGGGCAAAGTTTAATAAAACAATTTTACTCTTATCACAAGGTTTTGGATCTTTTAAGGAAAAACGTAGCCTCCAAAAATTAAAAAAGATCCTTTCTTATCCGAAACTTTACGGTAATTTGAGAGATAAAACATCATATGCCTTTGCATCAAGATGCAATAAAAATATCTCTCTAGGTGTAGATGTGGGACCATATGCCTTTTTAAATTATACTTATGAAAAAACAGACAAAATATCAGTTTGTTTAAAAGAAGAACACGATTTACAACATTTAACAGAATTTTTATCTACCTTTGAAAATTATTCACTTTCCACATTAGTAATAAATGCAAACCAAGATGCATTAAAAAATTATGAATTAGTTGAAAACATTAGAAAAAAAACGAATGTACTAGCTGAGTTCCCTTTTAAAGACCCAAATAAGATAATCAAAGAAATTTCTGAATCTAAAATAATCATATCTGATCGTTTACACAGTGCTCTGACTGGAATCTTTTTTGCTGGACAGACAATAACTTTCAACAATATTAAGAATCGTAGAGTATTAAAAAATATAAAAGAAGATTATAACTTTTTTTATAAAAATACATCTGAGATACCTTTTATCTATTACGATACCGTTTCTTCAAATTACGATTTCAAAGAAGCTTCTGACATCTACAAAGATAAATTACAAAAAACAATATTTGACATAAAAACACTCATTCAAAGTATCTTATGA
- the flgB gene encoding flagellar basal body rod protein FlgB, which translates to MFDNINFEIIPNTMDALSLRQNVISQNIANYETPGYKRKYVDFENELQKALSEDSALTLKVNRDQHINNTLSLGKIQPNIQIDDSKSLRDDGNNVDPDVELVRMTQNTLKYNTLSRLMTYAIQRYETAIRGGK; encoded by the coding sequence TTGTTTGATAATATTAATTTCGAGATAATTCCAAATACTATGGATGCATTGTCCTTAAGGCAAAACGTAATTTCTCAGAATATAGCAAATTATGAAACCCCCGGATACAAAAGAAAGTACGTTGATTTTGAAAACGAGTTACAAAAAGCGTTGAGTGAAGATTCAGCTTTGACTCTCAAAGTGAATAGAGACCAACACATAAATAATACCTTATCTTTAGGAAAAATTCAACCAAATATTCAAATAGATGATTCCAAATCGCTCAGAGATGATGGGAACAATGTTGACCCCGATGTGGAATTGGTGAGAATGACTCAAAATACTTTAAAATACAACACTTTATCCAGATTGATGACTTATGCGATACAAAGGTATGAAACAGCTATTAGAGGTGGTAAATGA
- the flgC gene encoding flagellar basal body rod protein FlgC, whose product MMDGLFKVLDIAASGMTAERFRLDVISQNLANSDTTRTEEGGPYRRKTVIFQEALNESANGSKNFGGVKVSSIVEDTSPFRLVYDPNHPDADAEGYVSYPNVNVLREMVDMMSAQRAYEMNAAVVNSAKSMYNSALGIGR is encoded by the coding sequence ATGATGGATGGGTTATTTAAGGTTTTGGATATTGCTGCAAGCGGTATGACAGCAGAAAGGTTTAGGTTAGACGTTATTTCTCAAAATTTAGCTAATTCAGATACAACCAGGACAGAGGAAGGTGGACCATACAGAAGAAAAACAGTAATCTTTCAAGAGGCACTTAATGAAAGCGCAAATGGAAGCAAAAATTTTGGGGGAGTGAAAGTCTCTTCTATAGTAGAGGATACATCACCTTTTAGATTAGTATATGATCCCAACCATCCCGATGCAGACGCTGAAGGATATGTTAGTTATCCTAATGTTAATGTATTACGAGAAATGGTTGATATGATGTCTGCTCAAAGAGCATATGAAATGAACGCAGCAGTTGTAAATTCAGCAAAAAGTATGTACAATTCTGCCCTCGGAATAGGTAGATAA
- the fliE gene encoding flagellar hook-basal body complex protein FliE — protein sequence MTDGINGINGIDPNKLVPEKTKQEDKNLDFSKLLKDAIEEVNSIQKNADKVAADYAAGNITDIHQVMIAAEKASLSLKLTTEVTNRIVEAYKEIMRMQI from the coding sequence ATGACCGACGGCATAAATGGTATAAACGGGATTGACCCCAATAAATTGGTTCCAGAAAAAACTAAACAAGAAGATAAAAATTTAGACTTTTCTAAATTATTAAAAGATGCGATTGAGGAAGTAAATTCAATCCAAAAGAATGCAGATAAAGTTGCAGCAGATTATGCGGCTGGTAATATAACAGATATACATCAAGTTATGATCGCTGCAGAAAAGGCTTCTCTATCGTTAAAATTAACAACAGAAGTTACAAATAGAATCGTTGAAGCATATAAAGAAATAATGAGAATGCAAATATAA
- a CDS encoding class I SAM-dependent methyltransferase — translation MSKYNKKRIARLFDNMADTKGKAVEQIAGSSESIPQIAGRLAFEQLKLTGEDVLLDVGTGTGDKAIAAAHICRQVIGIDISRKSLEQARIKAEKEKLNNVIFAYGAFEEPCAEFNLALYGITKILAVYSLHHLPDQLKKESLITLSNFLFRPGRMVIGDIMFFDEPNKHLEKFNEVYYDGGDTDFPSRVEYLTECLKQIGGKTRIEQIHPLVGVIISDFV, via the coding sequence ATGTCAAAATATAATAAAAAACGTATCGCACGGTTATTTGACAATATGGCTGATACGAAGGGCAAAGCAGTTGAACAAATTGCAGGTTCAAGTGAGAGTATCCCACAAATAGCCGGTAGGCTAGCTTTTGAGCAATTGAAACTCACTGGCGAAGATGTGTTACTCGATGTTGGAACGGGCACCGGTGATAAAGCTATTGCAGCTGCTCATATCTGTCGGCAAGTAATTGGTATTGATATTAGTAGGAAGAGTTTGGAGCAAGCCAGAATAAAGGCTGAAAAGGAGAAATTAAATAATGTAATCTTTGCTTATGGCGCATTTGAAGAACCTTGTGCGGAGTTCAATCTTGCTTTATACGGTATTACAAAGATTCTTGCTGTCTATTCATTGCATCATCTACCCGATCAACTCAAGAAAGAGAGTTTGATTACTCTATCTAATTTTTTGTTTAGGCCTGGTCGTATGGTAATCGGTGACATTATGTTTTTTGATGAGCCTAATAAGCATCTTGAAAAATTCAATGAGGTATACTATGACGGTGGAGATACAGATTTTCCTTCGCGAGTAGAATACCTAACCGAATGTTTGAAACAGATAGGAGGTAAAACTCGTATTGAGCAGATTCATCCTTTGGTTGGAGTGATAATATCGGACTTTGTATAA